A region of Streptomyces cinnamoneus DNA encodes the following proteins:
- a CDS encoding amidohydrolase family protein, with protein sequence MDTPLSRRRFLQAAGTAAVAGAAAGLPVDAVAAVSEGGGSGAGATVLSFTGATNGAATLSPAGDRLIAEVQNVLWSVPRAGGEARAITPADLEPTRPVHSPDGRTVAVCAYRGGGFHIWTLRPDGSGLRQVTDGPWDDRGPAWSPDGTRIAFASERGGDPVAGSPYRVWVVDVRTGALTQLSGLAGQQGPDQEGAWEDFDPVWSPDGARVLFVRGKVVGSALDARAVVSVPADGRGPVRVEHTESAAGQVMTPAVSPAGRLAYLRTTAAPAASCTLVVDGAAVPVEGDLEPVPPRWVSREELLLTVSGQFHLVRPEAPAAGPGSTAPAMAVTAATAAATRVAPASASLPHPSAAPPPTPPTTGRTVVSAVIPFTAELPVDRPRYEVKRYDFATEGVRRVRALHLPALSPDARQVAFAALNSLWIADVSGGGAPRRVVTADPTRYLLAPSWSRDGRSLIYADDRGGLLAVRRRDLASGEETVLADGGRVHPALSPDGTRLACLDMSGNLVVRDLAAGKDHVLAAPLGAGGLPGRPSWSPDGRFLALCDRNRLNQRFREGYNLIRVVDAGTGAARLHALAPHVSLSDRYDSGPVWSPDGRSMAVISESALWLLPVRADGTPDGEPRRLTDEAADHPSWSADGRRILYLSAGRLCLLDTTDGSARTVPVALDYRRPAPADTVVHAGRFWDGTGEAVREDVDLVVRGGRIAAVEPHRARRAARQRVDASRRTVIPGLWDAHTHPWQYTYGGRQTALQLAYGITTAVSLGGFAYEQARLREAVAAGALAGPRLLTAGELLDGSRVAYSMGRAHRTEEGLRRSLSRATALDWDFVKTYVRAPGWVMEEAARFAHERLGVRTGSHLCSPGVQLGQDLTTHLLATQRLEFGHATSATGRAYEDLTEIYTATDFHMIATLFTSVPLLGSDPALAEDPRVTELMPPWDVALVRQTAGQAPSADQLTALRREIEVYRKVLSGGGLVALGTDAPLVPVGLSLHMGLRALHQHGLSAAQALRTATLLPARVFGAERDLGTLEVGKLADVTLVDGDPFSDFDSLVRTSAVLRGGFLYEQGELVGAYKRAAAPAMREDRADRTDWLEVGRQLRRDSCCDMEQHLRH encoded by the coding sequence TTGGACACCCCTCTTTCCCGGCGCAGATTCCTTCAGGCGGCCGGCACCGCCGCCGTGGCGGGCGCGGCCGCCGGGTTGCCCGTGGACGCCGTGGCCGCCGTCTCCGAGGGCGGGGGGTCCGGGGCGGGGGCGACCGTCCTGTCCTTCACCGGGGCCACCAACGGGGCCGCCACGCTCTCCCCGGCCGGAGACCGGCTGATCGCGGAGGTGCAGAACGTCCTGTGGTCCGTCCCCCGCGCCGGGGGCGAGGCCCGGGCGATCACCCCCGCCGACCTCGAACCCACCCGGCCCGTCCACTCCCCCGACGGCAGGACCGTCGCGGTGTGCGCCTACCGGGGCGGCGGCTTCCACATCTGGACGCTGCGGCCGGACGGCTCCGGGCTGCGGCAGGTCACGGACGGGCCGTGGGACGACCGCGGGCCGGCCTGGTCGCCCGACGGGACGCGGATCGCCTTCGCCTCCGAGCGCGGCGGCGACCCCGTGGCGGGCAGCCCGTACCGTGTGTGGGTCGTGGACGTGCGCACCGGCGCCCTGACGCAGCTCTCCGGGCTCGCCGGCCAGCAGGGGCCCGACCAGGAGGGGGCCTGGGAGGACTTCGACCCCGTGTGGTCGCCGGACGGCGCCCGCGTGCTGTTCGTGCGCGGCAAAGTCGTGGGGTCCGCGCTCGACGCCCGTGCGGTCGTGTCCGTGCCCGCCGACGGGCGGGGGCCGGTGCGGGTGGAGCACACGGAGAGCGCCGCCGGGCAGGTGATGACCCCGGCGGTGTCGCCCGCCGGGCGACTGGCCTATCTGCGGACGACGGCCGCGCCGGCCGCCTCCTGCACGCTCGTCGTGGACGGCGCCGCGGTCCCGGTCGAGGGCGACCTGGAGCCCGTTCCGCCGCGCTGGGTCTCGCGTGAGGAGCTGCTGCTGACCGTGAGCGGCCAGTTCCACCTCGTCCGCCCCGAGGCCCCGGCGGCGGGCCCCGGCTCCACGGCCCCCGCCATGGCGGTCACGGCCGCCACCGCGGCCGCCACCCGCGTCGCGCCCGCCTCCGCCTCGCTCCCCCACCCCTCCGCCGCCCCGCCGCCCACCCCGCCCACCACCGGCCGGACCGTGGTCTCGGCCGTGATCCCCTTCACCGCCGAGCTGCCGGTGGACCGGCCTCGCTATGAGGTCAAGCGGTACGACTTCGCGACCGAGGGGGTGCGGCGCGTCAGGGCGCTGCACCTGCCGGCGCTCTCGCCCGACGCCCGCCAGGTGGCGTTCGCGGCGCTCAATTCGCTGTGGATCGCCGACGTGTCCGGCGGCGGGGCCCCGCGCCGGGTGGTGACGGCCGACCCCACCCGCTATCTCCTGGCGCCCTCGTGGTCGCGCGACGGCCGGTCCCTGATCTACGCCGACGACCGCGGCGGGCTGCTCGCGGTGCGCCGCCGCGACCTCGCGTCCGGCGAGGAGACGGTCCTGGCGGACGGCGGGCGCGTCCACCCCGCGCTCTCCCCCGACGGCACCCGGCTGGCCTGCCTCGACATGTCCGGGAACCTCGTCGTCCGCGACCTCGCGGCCGGCAAGGACCACGTCCTGGCGGCACCGCTGGGCGCGGGCGGGCTGCCGGGCCGGCCGAGCTGGTCGCCCGACGGCCGTTTCCTCGCCCTGTGCGACCGAAACCGTCTGAACCAGCGGTTCCGCGAGGGCTACAACCTCATCCGGGTCGTCGACGCCGGCACCGGTGCCGCCCGCCTCCACGCCCTCGCCCCGCACGTCTCGCTCTCCGACCGCTACGACTCGGGGCCCGTCTGGTCCCCCGACGGCCGTTCGATGGCCGTGATCAGCGAGTCCGCGCTGTGGCTGCTGCCGGTACGGGCCGACGGCACGCCCGACGGCGAACCCCGCCGGCTCACGGACGAGGCCGCCGACCATCCGTCCTGGTCGGCCGACGGGCGCCGGATCCTCTACCTCTCGGCCGGGCGCCTGTGCCTGCTGGACACGACGGACGGCAGCGCCCGCACCGTCCCGGTCGCGCTCGACTACCGCCGCCCGGCCCCCGCCGACACCGTCGTGCACGCCGGCCGGTTCTGGGACGGCACGGGCGAGGCGGTCCGTGAGGACGTCGACCTCGTCGTGCGCGGCGGGCGGATCGCGGCCGTCGAGCCGCACCGGGCCCGGCGGGCCGCCCGGCAGCGGGTCGACGCCTCGCGGCGCACGGTGATCCCCGGGCTGTGGGACGCCCACACCCACCCCTGGCAGTACACCTACGGCGGCCGGCAGACGGCCCTCCAGCTGGCGTACGGCATCACCACGGCCGTCTCCCTCGGCGGCTTCGCCTACGAGCAGGCCCGCCTCCGCGAGGCCGTGGCGGCCGGCGCGCTGGCCGGGCCCAGGCTGCTGACGGCCGGGGAGTTGCTGGACGGCTCGCGGGTCGCGTACAGCATGGGCCGCGCGCACCGCACGGAGGAGGGGCTGCGCCGTTCGCTGTCCCGGGCGACCGCCCTGGACTGGGACTTCGTCAAGACGTACGTCCGCGCGCCCGGCTGGGTGATGGAGGAGGCGGCGCGCTTCGCCCACGAGCGGCTGGGCGTGCGCACCGGCAGCCATCTGTGCTCTCCCGGCGTCCAGCTGGGCCAGGACCTGACGACCCATCTGCTGGCCACGCAGAGGCTGGAGTTCGGGCACGCCACGTCCGCGACGGGCCGCGCCTACGAGGACCTGACGGAGATCTACACCGCCACGGACTTCCACATGATCGCCACGCTCTTCACCTCCGTGCCCTTGCTGGGCTCGGACCCGGCCCTGGCCGAGGACCCCCGGGTCACGGAGCTGATGCCGCCCTGGGACGTGGCCCTCGTCCGGCAGACGGCCGGGCAGGCGCCCTCGGCCGACCAGCTGACCGCGCTGCGTCGTGAGATCGAGGTCTACCGCAAGGTGCTGTCGGGCGGCGGCCTCGTCGCCCTCGGCACGGACGCCCCGCTGGTGCCCGTCGGTCTCTCCCTGCACATGGGGCTGCGCGCACTGCACCAGCACGGGCTGTCGGCGGCGCAGGCGCTGCGCACCGCGACCCTGCTGCCGGCCCGGGTGTTCGGCGCCGAGCGGGACCTGGGCACGCTGGAGGTGGGCAAGC
- a CDS encoding ricin-type beta-trefoil lectin domain protein encodes MFRSARRAVVIALATALLATTTGGADMARARQIGDRGGPLAGASVVTRTAKDLPKPPRAMTLAQRKAQVHGSQGSYSPMREFLKPRRQRLPAEPAPKPDKPLKVGPAAKSLKGPAARAAAAGVPNPDWVSAYATAYPGMLSIGGQAKFSSVSASAVSGLWLYVMDENKNPVHQQEIKRSTGDPEGKYLENGAWCYGWWPSNPYPADQCFWWSSSLNGGHLQDGKKYYAWIFLEGTDGSGSPGGMTSPFVQAFYTPDIPGTQAGLCHCYGQTRRADPVNTATGAFYDRNTDASLVGVGTPFSMERTYRSDSAESGLLGRGWATSFDAKLTITAGSSATLQDADGARVAFKEQGGSSYATPAGSSLQLTKSGTTYIVASPDGTRRTFSSSGQLTSVASGGGAALTLTYSSGRLASVKDGAGRSVPFTLDASGLLTRMTLPDGTSVSYGYTDGLLTSVKDQVGKTTTYTYDSNKRLSTATGRGGGKVANTYDASGRVVSQTDGSGKTSTFTWDNKRESHMTDPNGGVWTDVYSGNVLLESINPYGDKVSYSYDRNLHPVSITDPSGNTTEMSYDTAGRLSTRKSPSSVGLAETWTYDAQGNISSHTDGRGKRSTYTYDTANRVTFSTDPAGGTVAYTYTDQGALASVTTPRGKATIYTYDAAGNRTSVTTPLGEKTTFRYDAAGRVTAMTDPRGNAEGADPAAFTTTYTYDGRGLLLSATDPLRHTTAYGYDGAGRLLSVKDPAGRITAYAYDSSGRLVETTNPAGKKQTRAYDANGNLTSVTDALGNRTTYTYDKANWLISTVSPRGNILGANAAAYTTSYGYDANGNRTKVTDPTGAVTTTAYDALGRQVSVTNALGQTSSTTYDANDNVLTSTDPLGNVTHHSYTDTGLLATSTDPLGKVTSFGYDADGHRTRMISPEGRTTTWSYDDDGRTATQVDPRGNVSDAEAAQFTTSFGYDAAGNQTKVTNPLGKSTSTAYDATNRAVSTTDELGRTTKTDYDDLGRIAAVTGPDGAVTRYTYNTAGDLATRKDPNGHTTTYEYDETGRQTSVTDPLGRRKTYGYDVDGNRITVTNARGVTARTDFDARGLPRGTTYTDNTPTVTTAYDAIGQRRSITDGSGTRTLDYDSAGRLTAVTPSTGKAVFSYAYDDMGRITERTSDIGSAGPTGAVVGVNGLCVDVDNGQTKDGTVIQSWTCAGVPAQQWTYDGAHLKALGKCAAATGSGRGAQVKLATCSNDALQRWTFRDNGELVNAAGGKCMEISNGTNKLGTPITTWDCLAAAWHHWTLPRPTGAVVGVNGLCVDVDNGQTKDGTVIQSWTCAGVPAQQWTYDGVRLKALGKCAAATSSNKGAQVKLATCSDDALQRWTFRDDGTLVNAAGGKCMEISDGTNKLGTPITTWDCLDVAWHHWTLPRSGIASNTIRYAYDGDGLRTSETTAAGTIAYSYDQDGHLTTSKLPAANSYVEKRAYDNAGHLTSVSNVKGASALSTWAQTLDDAGQPVQIEVTRAGKAASYQYYDYDPAGRLTTECSSVAKADKCPDLSAATTYRYDQVGNRQLQNRAGVSTTYKYDDADQLIQSVSGSASRDFTYDADGNQTGAGGDTFAYDANNRLIKAVAGGAAYSYGYDADGNRTTASKDGGGLQRTTAWDINNALPLAAADYDGNGTLQAEYRYTPRGQIQAEATGGNTYYHHRDLLGSVSDLTDSNGNLQTSYTYTAFGEGTQTNAGGKPPANPFAFAGAYREPTTSAAGYYLRARNYDPATGRLTGTDPAPAPVGEPYASAYPYAANAPTRYTDPTGWTPDDPNDDHIKSFSEGARVFGSGFVEGLKLPFKFVGDLFNALRGKNGGTGGFVDEYLPVRPAYRLYHAAEMFRDQGCDELHDTYSRAADDLAMQIAATGLGGLRGWKKDAVTPPAGGRYYGGRSETRYGLPYYTPEHLPSMERINPEGGRMNCGLCATAGDDLMAGKNPNAVPGADRPMRPDEVSALTGRPFVRKGGLDPLVRDVLSWGPGARGIVGAWPTRGMGHYFNVVNADGKVVFFDFQTGRANPADQRYRNYYLMRTN; translated from the coding sequence GTGTTCAGATCCGCACGTCGCGCAGTCGTCATCGCCTTGGCAACTGCATTGCTGGCAACTACCACCGGCGGTGCCGATATGGCCCGGGCGAGGCAGATCGGCGATCGAGGAGGCCCGCTCGCGGGGGCCTCTGTTGTGACACGTACAGCCAAGGATCTGCCCAAGCCGCCCAGGGCAATGACCTTGGCGCAGCGCAAGGCGCAGGTGCATGGTTCGCAGGGAAGTTACTCGCCGATGCGCGAGTTCCTCAAGCCGAGGCGCCAGCGGTTACCCGCCGAGCCGGCACCGAAGCCGGACAAGCCGTTGAAGGTTGGGCCCGCCGCCAAGTCCCTCAAGGGTCCGGCCGCGCGTGCCGCAGCGGCTGGAGTGCCCAACCCGGACTGGGTCTCCGCCTACGCGACCGCCTATCCGGGCATGCTGTCGATCGGCGGGCAGGCGAAGTTCTCCTCGGTCTCGGCGTCGGCCGTATCCGGGCTGTGGCTGTATGTCATGGACGAGAACAAGAACCCGGTGCACCAGCAGGAGATCAAGCGCTCGACCGGCGATCCGGAAGGGAAGTATCTGGAGAACGGGGCCTGGTGCTACGGCTGGTGGCCCTCCAATCCATACCCTGCCGACCAGTGCTTCTGGTGGAGTTCCTCCTTGAACGGCGGGCATCTCCAGGACGGCAAGAAGTACTACGCCTGGATCTTTCTGGAGGGGACGGACGGCTCCGGGAGCCCCGGAGGGATGACGTCGCCATTCGTCCAGGCCTTCTACACTCCGGACATTCCTGGGACGCAGGCCGGGCTGTGCCACTGCTACGGGCAGACACGCCGCGCGGACCCGGTGAATACCGCCACCGGGGCGTTTTACGACCGGAACACGGACGCCTCCCTCGTGGGTGTCGGCACTCCGTTCTCAATGGAGCGTACCTATCGTTCCGACTCGGCTGAATCCGGACTGCTGGGCCGAGGCTGGGCAACTTCTTTCGACGCCAAACTGACGATTACCGCCGGGAGTAGTGCCACGCTCCAGGACGCCGACGGCGCCCGGGTGGCGTTCAAAGAGCAAGGGGGAAGCAGCTACGCGACTCCCGCAGGTTCGTCATTGCAGCTCACCAAGTCTGGGACCACGTACATCGTCGCCAGTCCTGACGGCACACGGCGGACGTTCAGCTCCTCAGGTCAGTTGACCTCTGTCGCCAGTGGCGGCGGAGCAGCCCTTACGCTGACCTATTCCTCAGGCCGTCTCGCATCGGTCAAGGACGGGGCAGGACGTTCGGTCCCATTCACCTTGGATGCTTCGGGGCTCCTGACCAGGATGACGCTGCCCGACGGCACGTCGGTCTCCTATGGCTATACCGACGGGCTGCTGACATCCGTGAAGGACCAGGTCGGCAAGACCACTACGTACACTTATGATTCCAACAAGCGGCTATCCACCGCCACCGGACGTGGCGGGGGAAAAGTCGCGAACACGTACGACGCTTCGGGACGCGTCGTCTCCCAGACCGACGGCTCGGGCAAGACGTCGACTTTCACTTGGGACAACAAACGCGAATCCCATATGACGGACCCGAACGGCGGGGTCTGGACCGATGTGTACTCCGGCAACGTACTGCTGGAGAGCATCAACCCGTACGGGGACAAGGTCTCCTACAGCTACGACCGGAATCTGCATCCAGTCTCCATCACGGACCCCTCCGGCAACACGACGGAGATGTCGTACGACACAGCTGGCCGCCTGAGCACACGGAAATCTCCTTCCTCGGTGGGACTGGCTGAGACCTGGACTTACGATGCCCAGGGGAACATCTCCAGCCACACTGACGGCCGCGGCAAGAGGTCGACGTATACCTACGACACGGCCAACCGGGTCACATTCAGCACCGACCCTGCCGGTGGCACGGTCGCGTACACATACACCGATCAAGGAGCCCTTGCGAGCGTCACTACGCCGCGAGGCAAGGCAACGATCTATACCTATGACGCGGCGGGCAACCGCACGTCGGTGACGACTCCGCTAGGCGAGAAGACGACCTTCCGTTACGACGCCGCCGGTCGGGTCACCGCGATGACCGACCCACGTGGCAATGCCGAAGGTGCCGATCCCGCTGCCTTCACCACGACCTACACCTATGACGGGCGTGGCCTCCTCCTCTCGGCAACCGATCCACTGAGGCACACAACCGCCTACGGCTACGACGGTGCCGGTCGTCTCCTCTCCGTGAAGGACCCGGCAGGGCGCATCACCGCGTACGCCTACGACAGTTCCGGCCGCCTCGTGGAAACCACCAACCCTGCGGGCAAGAAGCAGACGCGCGCGTACGACGCCAACGGGAACCTCACCTCGGTCACCGACGCCCTCGGCAATCGGACGACCTACACATACGACAAGGCGAACTGGCTGATCAGCACGGTCTCGCCGCGCGGCAATATCCTCGGGGCCAACGCCGCCGCCTACACCACGAGCTACGGCTACGACGCCAACGGCAACCGTACGAAGGTGACCGACCCCACGGGGGCCGTGACCACCACCGCTTACGACGCGCTGGGCCGCCAGGTCTCGGTCACCAACGCCCTCGGGCAGACCAGTAGCACGACATACGACGCCAATGACAACGTCCTGACATCCACCGACCCTCTCGGCAATGTCACACACCACAGCTACACCGACACGGGGCTGCTGGCGACCTCGACCGACCCGCTGGGCAAAGTGACCTCGTTCGGCTACGACGCCGATGGCCACCGCACGAGGATGATCAGCCCGGAAGGGCGCACGACCACCTGGTCCTACGACGACGACGGCCGCACTGCCACCCAGGTCGATCCCCGCGGCAACGTCAGCGATGCGGAGGCGGCGCAGTTCACCACCTCCTTCGGCTACGACGCCGCAGGCAACCAGACCAAGGTGACCAACCCGCTGGGGAAGTCGACCAGCACGGCTTACGACGCGACGAACCGCGCTGTGTCGACCACGGACGAACTGGGCAGGACGACCAAGACCGATTACGACGACCTCGGGCGCATTGCCGCCGTCACCGGCCCGGACGGCGCGGTCACCCGCTACACATACAACACGGCCGGTGACCTGGCCACACGCAAGGACCCCAACGGCCACACCACCACCTACGAGTACGACGAAACGGGACGGCAGACCTCCGTCACCGACCCGCTCGGCCGCCGGAAGACCTACGGCTACGACGTGGACGGCAACCGGATCACGGTCACCAATGCCCGCGGCGTCACGGCCAGGACCGACTTCGACGCTCGCGGCCTGCCCCGCGGCACCACCTACACCGACAACACTCCGACCGTGACCACGGCCTACGACGCGATCGGGCAGCGACGCTCCATCACCGATGGCAGCGGCACCCGCACCCTTGACTATGACAGTGCCGGACGTCTGACGGCGGTCACACCCAGCACGGGCAAGGCTGTCTTCTCCTACGCCTACGACGACATGGGCCGCATTACCGAGCGAACCAGCGATATCGGAAGTGCCGGCCCGACGGGTGCGGTGGTGGGTGTCAATGGTCTGTGCGTGGACGTGGACAACGGGCAGACGAAGGACGGCACCGTCATTCAGTCCTGGACCTGCGCCGGAGTGCCGGCTCAGCAGTGGACGTACGACGGCGCTCACCTGAAGGCCCTGGGTAAGTGCGCCGCTGCGACCGGTTCCGGCCGGGGTGCGCAGGTGAAGCTTGCCACGTGCTCGAACGATGCTCTTCAGCGCTGGACGTTCCGCGACAACGGCGAGCTGGTCAATGCCGCGGGTGGCAAGTGCATGGAGATCTCGAACGGCACCAACAAGCTGGGCACCCCGATCACGACCTGGGATTGCCTCGCTGCGGCTTGGCACCACTGGACCCTCCCGCGTCCGACGGGTGCGGTGGTGGGTGTCAATGGTCTGTGCGTGGACGTGGACAACGGGCAGACGAAGGACGGCACCGTCATTCAGTCCTGGACCTGCGCCGGAGTGCCGGCTCAGCAGTGGACGTACGACGGCGTTCGTCTGAAGGCTCTGGGTAAGTGCGCCGCTGCGACCAGCTCGAACAAGGGCGCACAAGTCAAACTCGCCACGTGCTCCGACGATGCCCTCCAGCGCTGGACCTTCCGCGACGACGGCACGCTCGTGAATGCCGCGGGTGGCAAATGCATGGAGATTTCAGATGGTACCAACAAGCTGGGCACGCCCATCACCACCTGGGACTGCCTGGACGTCGCTTGGCACCACTGGACTTTGCCCAGGTCAGGGATCGCGAGCAACACCATCCGATACGCCTACGACGGGGATGGCCTGCGAACTTCGGAGACGACAGCCGCGGGAACCATTGCCTACAGCTACGACCAGGATGGTCACCTCACGACGAGCAAGCTCCCCGCTGCCAACAGCTACGTGGAGAAGCGCGCCTACGACAACGCTGGTCATCTCACATCTGTCAGCAACGTCAAGGGGGCCTCTGCGCTCTCGACATGGGCGCAGACGCTCGACGACGCGGGACAGCCGGTCCAGATCGAGGTCACCCGTGCAGGGAAGGCAGCCAGCTACCAGTACTACGACTATGACCCCGCCGGCCGGCTGACCACCGAGTGTTCATCCGTCGCAAAGGCAGACAAGTGCCCGGATCTCTCCGCGGCCACGACCTATAGGTACGACCAGGTAGGCAACCGGCAGTTACAGAACCGAGCAGGCGTCAGCACCACCTACAAGTACGACGACGCCGACCAACTCATCCAGTCGGTCAGCGGTTCAGCAAGCCGTGACTTCACCTACGACGCCGACGGCAACCAGACCGGCGCGGGTGGTGACACCTTCGCTTATGACGCCAACAACCGCCTGATCAAGGCAGTGGCAGGTGGGGCGGCCTACTCCTATGGTTACGACGCCGACGGTAATCGCACGACGGCATCCAAAGACGGTGGTGGACTGCAACGCACCACGGCCTGGGACATCAACAACGCCCTGCCCCTGGCAGCAGCGGACTATGACGGGAACGGCACCTTACAGGCCGAATATCGGTACACTCCGCGCGGCCAGATCCAGGCCGAGGCCACGGGTGGCAACACCTACTACCACCACCGAGACCTGCTCGGCTCCGTCAGTGATCTGACGGACTCCAACGGCAACCTCCAGACCAGCTATACCTACACCGCGTTCGGCGAAGGCACCCAGACAAACGCCGGCGGGAAGCCACCGGCCAACCCCTTCGCTTTCGCGGGTGCATACCGGGAGCCGACGACCAGCGCCGCTGGTTACTACCTCCGGGCCCGTAATTACGACCCGGCTACGGGACGCCTCACCGGCACCGACCCCGCCCCGGCGCCTGTCGGCGAGCCCTATGCCTCGGCTTACCCGTACGCCGCCAACGCGCCGACCAGGTACACCGACCCCACAGGCTGGACCCCTGACGACCCCAACGACGACCACATCAAGTCGTTCAGTGAAGGAGCCAGGGTCTTCGGCAGCGGCTTCGTGGAGGGCCTCAAGCTCCCGTTCAAGTTCGTCGGAGACCTCTTCAACGCTTTGAGAGGGAAGAACGGCGGTACGGGTGGCTTCGTCGACGAGTACCTTCCTGTCCGCCCTGCCTACCGGCTCTACCACGCGGCAGAGATGTTCCGCGACCAGGGCTGCGACGAGCTCCACGACACTTACAGTCGAGCCGCCGATGACTTGGCGATGCAAATCGCGGCCACGGGTCTCGGTGGGCTGCGGGGCTGGAAGAAGGACGCAGTCACTCCGCCGGCAGGCGGACGGTACTACGGAGGCAGGAGCGAGACCCGCTACGGATTGCCGTACTACACGCCGGAACACCTGCCCTCAATGGAACGTATCAACCCAGAGGGCGGGCGAATGAACTGCGGGCTCTGTGCGACGGCCGGCGATGACCTCATGGCAGGCAAGAACCCTAACGCTGTGCCTGGAGCTGATCGCCCCATGCGTCCAGACGAGGTTTCGGCGCTGACCGGACGTCCGTTCGTGCGGAAGGGAGGACTCGACCCCCTCGTAAGGGACGTGCTCAGCTGGGGGCCTGGCGCCCGGGGGATCGTCGGCGCATGGCCGACCAGAGGTATGGGCCACTACTTCAACGTAGTGAACGCCGATGGCAAGGTGGTCTTCTTCGACTTCCAGACAGGGCGGGCAAACCCTGCCGACCAACGGTACAGAAACTACTACCTCATGAGGACCAACTGA
- a CDS encoding alpha/beta hydrolase-fold protein: protein MLIALPGGPGHDSNYWAFGAFGKDKLSLEDSITKWYQQGKSKPFLLAMPILNPGPDDGGIYWDGSDIPGQPKMGTWLTEDVPDLMKQNFRTLKPRDGWAFMGSSTGGFVGLKSVLQKPDKFKAVIASGPDIVPDSLLWKGHETQRQENNPEILAKRLIAAKGPRRLPVVPVRDEGEREDDQRRQEVHRDVRQQRPDPHQAEPSGRPYSVFLTTRITSPRSLDEKPRPHTGKERADGAAA, encoded by the coding sequence TTGCTGATCGCCCTGCCCGGCGGTCCCGGCCACGACAGCAACTACTGGGCGTTCGGCGCCTTCGGCAAGGACAAGCTCTCGCTTGAGGACAGCATCACCAAGTGGTACCAGCAGGGGAAGAGCAAGCCCTTCCTGCTGGCCATGCCGATCCTCAACCCCGGTCCGGACGACGGCGGCATCTACTGGGACGGCAGCGACATCCCCGGCCAGCCCAAGATGGGCACCTGGCTGACGGAAGACGTCCCGGACCTGATGAAGCAGAACTTCCGCACCCTGAAACCGCGTGACGGCTGGGCCTTCATGGGCTCGTCCACGGGCGGCTTCGTCGGCCTGAAGTCCGTGCTGCAGAAGCCCGACAAGTTCAAGGCCGTCATAGCCTCCGGCCCCGACATCGTGCCCGACTCCCTGCTGTGGAAGGGGCACGAGACGCAGCGGCAGGAGAACAACCCCGAGATCCTGGCCAAGCGGCTGATCGCCGCCAAGGGCCCCCGACGTCTACCTGTCGTTCCAGTACGGGACGAAGGAGAACGCGAAGATGATCAGCGACGTCAAGAAGTTCATCGCGACGTACGCCAACAAAGGCCCGATCCGCACCAAGCTGAACCTTCTGGAAGGCCCTACTCCGTCTTCCTGACGACGAGGATCACTTCACCGCGTTCGCTTGACGAGAAGCCCCGCCCGCACACCGGAAAGGAACGTGCAGACGGGGCTGCTGCGTAA